A single Oncorhynchus mykiss isolate Arlee chromosome 24, USDA_OmykA_1.1, whole genome shotgun sequence DNA region contains:
- the LOC110504102 gene encoding glia-derived nexin: protein MGLPSLLCMCVLVTLGGHRGVISQAPSTPSYGERGSDLGLQVFQQVARSRPQENVVLSPHGVASILGMLLPGAHGETRRQLLTALRYKKNGPYKMLKKLHKMLTAKSNQDIVTIANAMFSQQGFPMEEAFMSSNRANFQCESRTLDFTDTQAAAATINIWVNNQTKGHIPTLVKADMLDGALTRLVAVNTIYFKGLWKSRFQTENTKMRTFNAGDGNSYKVPMMSQLSVFKIGLASTPQGLNYKVIELPYHGNSISMLIALPSEEDTPLGDVIAHISTATVQSWTKLLHQRKVRLLLPKFTAEAEVDLQASLSALGITILFDEGKADFRHLSTEPVYISKALQKAKIEINEDGTKAAAVTTAILMARSSPPWIIVDRPFLFLIRHNPTGTILFIGQVNQP, encoded by the exons ATGGGCCTCCCCTCGttactgtgcatgtgtgtgctggTGACCCTGGGTGGCCACCGGGGGGTGATCTCCCAGGCCCCCTCCACCCCATCCTATGGCGAACGTGGCTCCGACCTGGGTCTCCAGGTGTTCCAGCAGGTGGCCCGCTCCAGACCCCAGGAGAACGTGGTGCTCTCCCCCCATGGTGTGGCATCCATCCTGGGTATGCTGCTGCCAGGTGCCCACGGAGAGACCCGCAGGCAGCTCCTCACAGCACTCCGCTACAAGAAGAATG GCCCTTATAAGATGTTGAAAAAGCTCCACAAGATGCTGACGGCCAAGTCCAACCAGGACATCGTGACTATCGCCAACGCTATGTTCTCCCAGCAGGGCTTCCCTATGGAGGAGGCTTTCATGTCCTCCAACAGGGCCAACTTCCAGTGTGAGAGCCGGACCTTGGATTTCACTGACACCCAGGCGGCTGCAGCCACAATCAACATCTGGGTCAACAACCAGACCAAAG GCCACATCCCCACTCTGGTCAAGGCAGACATGTTGGATGGCGCTTTGACCCGCCTGGTGGCCGTCAACACCATCTACTTTAAAGGCCTATGGAAGTCCCGCTTCCAGACAGAAAACACCAAGATGAGAACCTTCAACGCGGGAGACGGCAATTCATACAAGGTCCCCATGATGTCCCAGCTGTCGGTCTTCAAAATTG GTCTGGCCAGCACACCCCAAGGGCTGAATTATAAGGTCATCGAACTACCGTATCACGGCAACAGCATAAGCATGCTGATCGCCCTGCCATCGGAGGAGGACACGCCCCTAGGTGATGTCATCGCTCACATCAGCACAGCCACAGTACAAAGCTGGACCAAGCTGTTGCACCAGAGGAAGGTCCGCCTGCTGCTGCCCAA gtttaCTGCTGAGGCCGAAGTGGACCTGCAAGCCTCCCTCTCAGCCCTGGGGATAACGATCCTATTTGATGAGGGCAAAGCCGACTTCAGACACCTCA GTACAGAGCCTGTGTATATATCTAAAGCTCTACAGAAGGCCAAGATCGAGATCAATGAGGATGGAACTAAAGCAGCAGCTGTTACGA CTGCCATCTTAATGGCCAGGTCTTCTCCACCTTGGATCATCGTAGACCGacccttcctcttcctcattcGGCACAACCCAACAG GTACAATCCTCTTCATCGGCCAGGTCAATCAGCCTTGA